ATCTCACGTGGACCTCACCGCAGGCTCCGCAGGTACTCCACGATCGCCTCGGCGTCCTGTCCCGTGAGGCGGAACGGGGGCATGGGCGATTTCGGTTGGGTGCCGTCGGGGCGCATTCCGGTGATCAGTACCGTCGTCAGGTAGTCGGCGCGGGCTCGCGCGAGCGCGCGGAGATCCGGAGCCAGGTAGGCCCAGTCCGCCGCCCATTTCGGTCCCTCTACGGGAACGGTCCCCCCGCGCAGGATCTGCCGCTCGATGATCTGCCCGTTGTCGTTGCGCGGCGAGTGGCACTGGACGCACATGGCGACGTCGTGCACGAGGTAGCGGCCGCGCTCCACGGCGGTGCTCCCGCCCGGCACGGCTTCGTCCTGGGCGGACGCGTCGGTGACGGGGTTCGCGATCGCCAGGGCGATCACGACCGAGGTGCCGAGTGTGACGGCGATCCACCATCGGGACATCGTGGAACTCCTCTCGAGTCACGGGGGCCTGGGCCCTGCGACGCGGACCCGACGAGACCGCGACATGGTCGCAACGACCGGCCGGCGGGACAAGTGCGCGGTTCCGGGCTCCACTCAGCGGACGAGGGTGATGTCGCCCACCTTCCGGGTACCGGTCCACTCCCCGACGGCGAAGTAGCGACCCGACGCCACGCTGCGTCCACGATCGTCACGTCCGTCCCAACGAGCCCGGTGTGAACCGGCCGGGCGCCACCCGTCGACGAGCGTGCGGACCACACGCCCGCGGACGTCGACCACGCGCAGGGCGACGTGTGTGGCCTCGGGCAGGTCGTAGGTGACGACCGTCGCCGGGTTCGAGGGGTTGGGCGCCACGCGGAGTCGATCGCGCGGCACCGTGCTCGGGACGTCGTCCACGGCGACCACGGTCCCACCCAGGTCGACCTCCCGGTCGGGCCAATCGCTCACCTGCACCTCCGAGTAGACCGCGATCTCGCTGAGGCCGACGCCGTGGCCGGCGAGGGGAACGACGTCCAGGCGGACCTCGCGAGCGGTGGTCGGTGTGTCGAACACCAACCAGAAACCGTGGGCGAGGCGGCCGCCCGCCGGAAGACCGGCGTGGACGAGCGAGTGCACGCGTCCCCAGTCGAGGTGGGTTCCCACGGGGCTGAACACGTCGTCGTGCTGGATCACCCCGAGCGGGGTCTCGCTCCCGTCGCCGGCGACGGCGATGGCGCGGATCGTTCCGGCGTGGGCGTAGTCGATGTTCGGTGCGTGCGACGTCACGCGCAGGGCCTCGATCGTCTGCTCCGCGCCGAGGTCGACGGTCACGGTGAGCGGGTCGTCCCCGTCCCAGTAGGCCACCTGCCCCTGCACGACGCTCGACGACGCGTAGTCCGTCGGCGGAATCACCGTGCCGTCGGTGAGTTCGCGGCCGTCGGTGTCGGGGTTCGTCGAGCCCGCCGGCCGCGACACCGTGTAGGGACGCGCGAGCGCCACGTCGTCGATCCACGCGGCGTCGATCCGGACCTTGTCGTAGCCGTGGCCGGGCCCGACGTCGATGCCGTCGTCGTAGCCCTCGACCGTGCTGCCGTCGGCCAGGCGCATCCGGATCCACTCGACGGTCGGATGACGGTGCCCGGCGACGTTCAGGGTCCAGGTCTCCTCGGCTGTGCGGACCACGCGGGTGTGACGGCGGGTGACGTCGCCCTCGGTGCGGTGTTCGGTCCAGCACCACGTGACCTCGACCGGATCGAAGCCGGTGTCGTGGGGTTCGTGGTGCACCTGCAGAAGGGCCTCCTGCACGCCGGTGCTCTGCGACGAGGGCGCCACCGAACTCTCGAGTTCGTACTGCAGCCACACCGACCGCATGCCCGGCGGAACCGTCGACGGCGACGCCACCACACGGGCGTCCCAGGTCGGCGCGGTCGACGCGTCGAAGACCTCGAGCGTTTCGAAGTCGATCCCGTTCCACGAACTCCGCAGACGGATCCGGTCGTCGGCGGTCGCGCTGCGCGTGATCAGGCTGCCGCCGAAGGTGAAGCCGACGATGTCGGTGGGCACGTCGAAGCGCCAGGTCACGAAGCCGGGTGTGCCGGACGTCGACGGCACGAGCGCGGGGCTCGAATAGGTGACGGGGTTGTCCAGCGAGGTCACGCCCGACCAGTCCTCGGCCGATCCCGACCCGTGGTGCTCGGCACCCGCGTGGAGGCTCGGAAGCAGGGTGAGCGTCTCCTGCGGCGGGCCGGCCCGGAAACGCACGCGGTTGGTGCCGCGTTGCAGGCGGGGCAGCGCCAGGCGGTTGACCTGCGTGATCGCCTCGATCCACAGCGCGTCGATCCCGCAGTCCTGCCGCGTGGCGTCGGGGACCAGCCGGACGCCGACGAGCAGTTCGAAGGCACCGCCCACGACGTCGGACGACAGCGGGACGTCGGTCGCGAAGGAACCCTCGGAGAGGACGGCGACCTCGATCCAGGTCCGGCCCGCGTCGCGCGAGATCTCGAGGGTCGCCTGATCTCCGGCACCGCGAATGCCTTCCACGTGGACGTGCGCGGACGTGATCACGTTCGACGCGTCCACCTTGGTGACCAGCCGCGCTTCGCCCACGCCGGCGGCCGGTCGCAGGGCCGGTCCCGTGCCGCCGTCGTCGTCGCGGTGGACGACTCCGTCGAGTTCGTACCATCCGCCCCGCGGATCGGCCGCGTTCGTGTCGGGTTCGATCTCCCAGCGCCCGTTGCTGCGGATCTGCAGCGCTTCGTCGCCGCGGTTCGGATCGCCGCCGCGGGTGTTCAGCCGGGCGTACTCCGAACCCGAGCCGAGGGGGTCGCCGTAGCGCGTGTACACGTGGCCCGGCCGCAGGTGCAGACGATTGCGCCACCCGTGGCGCACGTGGGTGAAGGCGGTCTGCACGCTGAAGCCCGACACGTAGGAGTCGGCCCCGTTGCGCAGGGTGCGCGCGTAGGGGACCGGGTTGTCGGTGGCCTTCCGGTAGCCGCTCGGATGGCCGAACTCGCCGGTGTGGTTGGCGTCCGGAGGATTCGTCACGCACTCCGGCGCACCGTGGTACAGGTACAGGTGTCCGGCCTGTTCGAGGTCGTCGCCCCAGGCGCGCGACAGGTCGCAGCTGCCCGGCGCCGCGATGTCGGCGCACGAGGCGATCGTGCCGTCGTGGCGGCGCGCGTACATCACCATCGACGTGTCGAACATGTGCCAGGTCGCACCTGCGTCCCACGAGATCTCGCACACGGTGTGGTCGGCGAGTTCCACGTACCGGTGCCGCCAGTCGCCCCCCATGACGTCGACGAAGGCCGTCAGGTAGGCGGCCATGAAGCCGCAGTAGGTGTTCGGATAGCTCGAGTAGAAGCGGATCGGGTCCCAGACCGGCGCACCGTCCTCGAAGGTCGCACTGGTCTGCAGGTGACTGCGCACCATCCAGCGCCACAGGGCGATGGCCTGGTCCTCGGGGTCGTCCCATGTGCTCGTCGCGGTGGCGACGAAGTCCTCGATCGACGTGAAGTCGGGCGTGCTGTCGGTGTACAGGTGGATGTCGTGAACGGATGCGCGCGCGGGACCGAGGACGAGCACGGCGACGATCCAGACGGTGACGTGCACCACGGTGGATCTCGACATGTCGTTCCCTCCTCGGCCTCGACGCTGACCGGGAAGGGTACGAGTGTCAATGCAGGTTGTGTGAGGCCGCTTCATCTCCGGAAGCGACGGCGTCGAACCGACCACCGTGGACGTTCCGCCCGGAAGCCGGCCACTTCCACGGTGGAAGCGATGGCCGCCTAGATCGCGGACGTCGCTCCCGACATCCCGGGCTCCAGGCCCTTCCACGCCGACCACGCCCGCCGGAACAAGAGGAGTCCGATCGCCAGCCCTGCCATGACAGTGACCGCGACCCATGACCATCCGTCGCCCGTGACGATCGCGGTCAAGACGAACGCCGCGACCAGCACGGCGAGATGCGCGCCGGCGACCTGCCCCGAACCCCGCGCGGACATCCAGGCGTAGGCGCCGGCGTCGACGAGCAGCAGGGCGGGGATCAGGGCGTAGCTCTGCCAGAACTCGGAGCGCCCCAGTGTTTCGGGAGCGAGCAGGGCCTGCCCGGCGATCAACAGCGCCAGCGCCGCGGCCGAGAACACGGCCATGTTCAGCAGGCCGGCGGTCCCGATCGCGCGCAGGATCACCGGCCGCGGAGCCGGCCGCATGGCCTCGATACGGATCACCCGGCGGATCGCTCCCGCGGTGAAGGGTTGTGCGCCGGCCAGCAACAGATAGGCGTGCCAGCCACGGGTCACCGGTTCGAGCAGATCGTTGCCGCCCTTGACCAGCCACACGAAGGCTTGGAAGCCCACGGCGAGCAGCGCGGCGTACAGCAGCGGTCGAGACATCGGCATCAGCGGACGGAAGGCCGTGACGAATTCGCCGAGCGACGGCAGATGCGTGCGTGGCTCGAAGGGTCTCGGCCGGCGCCGCAGGTTGCACGCGAAGTCCGACTCGCTGAACTGCTCGAGGTCGCGCCATCCGTCGCCGGGAAGCGTCCGTACGGCCCAGCGGCTCATTCCGCCGTCGTGGGCGTTGGGACGCCCGAGGGACCAGTACAGCAGAGCCGCGACCATCACCAGGGCGATCGCACCGATCAGCAGCACGGGAGCAGGGTCGGCGAACACGGTGGCGGCGATCGGATCCAGGGTCGGATCGGGGGCGACCGCGACCCAGAGGAGGAAGAAACCGAAGATCAGGGCGTAGACCGCGAAGGCCCAGAACGAACCGACGATCTGCAACGGACAGATCACGAGCCCGAGCACCACACCCAGGGGCAGCGCAGCGACGGCCGCCCACGGGTAGGGATTGGTGAACAGGGACACTCCGACGCTCGGCGCCACCAGAAGCCCGAACACCGACACCGCGAGCACGGTGTGCACGCGCCGCACGCCCGGCAACAGCGGGGCGCCGGGCCGCGCCAGGTACTGGTAGTACAGCGCGGTGTTCGCGATCGTGACCTCGGCCGCCACCCAGGCCTGCGTGGCCACCCGGAACAGCGGATGTCCGATGCCGGTGATCTGCACCACGAGATCGGCGACGATCACCAGGCCCATCCACACCGTCCACCATTGCTTCGCCCAGTGCTCGAGCAGCAGGCGCGTACGGAGCGAGCCCTCGTTCGTGGTCATCGACGTTCCCGCGAGCTCAGTCATGGTGCAGCTCCAGGAAGATGTCCTCGAGGTTCAGGTCGTGCAGTTCGGCGCGGGCGTTCCAGGTCGACTCGAGCTGACGCAGCAGGGCGTCGTCGGCGT
Above is a genomic segment from Candidatus Krumholzibacteriia bacterium containing:
- a CDS encoding FlgD immunoglobulin-like domain containing protein, whose protein sequence is MSRSTVVHVTVWIVAVLVLGPARASVHDIHLYTDSTPDFTSIEDFVATATSTWDDPEDQAIALWRWMVRSHLQTSATFEDGAPVWDPIRFYSSYPNTYCGFMAAYLTAFVDVMGGDWRHRYVELADHTVCEISWDAGATWHMFDTSMVMYARRHDGTIASCADIAAPGSCDLSRAWGDDLEQAGHLYLYHGAPECVTNPPDANHTGEFGHPSGYRKATDNPVPYARTLRNGADSYVSGFSVQTAFTHVRHGWRNRLHLRPGHVYTRYGDPLGSGSEYARLNTRGGDPNRGDEALQIRSNGRWEIEPDTNAADPRGGWYELDGVVHRDDDGGTGPALRPAAGVGEARLVTKVDASNVITSAHVHVEGIRGAGDQATLEISRDAGRTWIEVAVLSEGSFATDVPLSSDVVGGAFELLVGVRLVPDATRQDCGIDALWIEAITQVNRLALPRLQRGTNRVRFRAGPPQETLTLLPSLHAGAEHHGSGSAEDWSGVTSLDNPVTYSSPALVPSTSGTPGFVTWRFDVPTDIVGFTFGGSLITRSATADDRIRLRSSWNGIDFETLEVFDASTAPTWDARVVASPSTVPPGMRSVWLQYELESSVAPSSQSTGVQEALLQVHHEPHDTGFDPVEVTWCWTEHRTEGDVTRRHTRVVRTAEETWTLNVAGHRHPTVEWIRMRLADGSTVEGYDDGIDVGPGHGYDKVRIDAAWIDDVALARPYTVSRPAGSTNPDTDGRELTDGTVIPPTDYASSSVVQGQVAYWDGDDPLTVTVDLGAEQTIEALRVTSHAPNIDYAHAGTIRAIAVAGDGSETPLGVIQHDDVFSPVGTHLDWGRVHSLVHAGLPAGGRLAHGFWLVFDTPTTAREVRLDVVPLAGHGVGLSEIAVYSEVQVSDWPDREVDLGGTVVAVDDVPSTVPRDRLRVAPNPSNPATVVTYDLPEATHVALRVVDVRGRVVRTLVDGWRPAGSHRARWDGRDDRGRSVASGRYFAVGEWTGTRKVGDITLVR
- a CDS encoding c-type cytochrome, with product MSRWWIAVTLGTSVVIALAIANPVTDASAQDEAVPGGSTAVERGRYLVHDVAMCVQCHSPRNDNGQIIERQILRGGTVPVEGPKWAADWAYLAPDLRALARARADYLTTVLITGMRPDGTQPKSPMPPFRLTGQDAEAIVEYLRSLR